Proteins encoded in a region of the bacterium genome:
- a CDS encoding response regulator transcription factor — protein sequence MSRQRIVVVEDEPDILEILRYNLEREGYAVDAFSRGDEALEGIRKNPPDLLLLDLMLPGMDGLEITRLLKRSRETAEIPLIMLTAKDQEVDRIVGLELGADDYLAKPFSPREVVLRVKAVLRRSNGSPSGAETSRVGGLELDIPAHRLLVNGIEVEVTATEFRLIRVLMERAGRVQTRTQLLADVWRYSEDVDSRTVDTHVRRLRKKLGREATRIETVIGVGYRLKA from the coding sequence ATGTCTCGTCAGCGAATCGTCGTCGTCGAGGATGAGCCCGACATTCTCGAAATCCTCCGCTACAACCTCGAGCGCGAAGGCTATGCCGTGGACGCGTTTTCGAGAGGTGATGAAGCTCTCGAGGGAATTCGGAAGAACCCGCCGGACTTGTTGCTGCTGGACTTGATGCTTCCAGGAATGGACGGCCTCGAGATCACTCGGCTTCTGAAGCGAAGTCGCGAGACCGCCGAGATCCCCTTGATCATGCTCACCGCCAAGGACCAGGAGGTGGATCGCATCGTGGGCCTTGAGCTGGGCGCTGACGATTATCTGGCGAAGCCGTTCAGCCCGCGAGAAGTCGTCTTGCGAGTCAAGGCGGTTCTTCGCCGGAGTAACGGTTCGCCCTCCGGAGCCGAGACGTCGCGCGTGGGTGGGTTGGAACTCGACATTCCGGCCCATCGGTTGCTTGTGAACGGGATCGAAGTCGAGGTGACGGCGACCGAGTTTCGATTGATTAGAGTCCTGATGGAGCGGGCTGGGCGAGTTCAAACGCGAACCCAGCTCCTTGCGGACGTTTGGCGATACTCCGAGGACGTCGATAGTCGCACCGTGGATACGCATGTTCGCCGTTTACGCAAGAAACTCGGTCGAGAAGCGACGCGAATCGAGACCGTCATCGGCGTCGGTTACCGGCTGAAGGCCTGA
- a CDS encoding PAS domain-containing protein, with amino-acid sequence MSFGFKTFLAVFGAVFLSIALLVLFWSRFGEIPSAKVLGASAVVVGLISVAASHLVIRAAEARLSRLSGDADKRLSQVESESQRLEAVVDGMSEGVLVSDANGRVSLANPQWRELFGLGDEVEGESVLELSNRTALNRMLTATLEDQQQQQIELELPDPDSGTSRTLILKSAPLSESGGAVVVAEEVTELLRLTEIRRDFVANVSHELKTPLSAIRGFAETLTDGAKDDPKASKRFLKRILKQCTRLEALLSDLLTLSRLEHAADQGRMTDVDMGRIVAEAVEEVGERVAKKKLDLETDLRPVRVIEGDAVALERLCANLLANAVKYNRAGGEIQVRLLQSGHDVVLEVEDTGIGIPTDSTERLFERFYRVDKGRSREEGGTGLGLAIVKHAANLHGGTVEVESELGRGSLFRVRLPSARTTYS; translated from the coding sequence TTGAGCTTCGGTTTCAAGACGTTTCTCGCGGTATTCGGCGCCGTGTTTCTTAGCATCGCGTTGTTGGTTCTCTTCTGGAGCCGATTCGGTGAGATCCCGTCTGCGAAGGTCTTGGGAGCGAGCGCAGTGGTGGTGGGGCTGATTTCGGTCGCCGCGAGCCATCTAGTGATCCGGGCGGCCGAGGCGCGGCTCAGTCGGCTCTCGGGAGACGCCGACAAACGCCTGAGCCAGGTCGAATCGGAGAGCCAGCGATTAGAGGCTGTTGTGGATGGCATGTCGGAAGGAGTCCTGGTCTCGGATGCGAACGGCAGGGTATCTCTTGCCAATCCCCAATGGCGCGAGCTCTTCGGCCTGGGCGACGAGGTGGAGGGGGAGTCGGTGCTAGAGCTCAGTAACCGGACCGCCCTCAATCGGATGCTGACCGCGACGCTCGAAGACCAGCAGCAGCAACAGATCGAGCTCGAGCTGCCGGATCCCGATTCTGGAACATCCAGGACTCTGATTCTCAAGAGTGCTCCTCTGAGCGAATCGGGCGGCGCGGTCGTGGTCGCCGAAGAGGTCACCGAGCTCCTGCGCCTGACTGAGATTCGCCGCGATTTCGTGGCCAACGTCTCGCACGAGTTGAAGACCCCGCTGTCGGCGATTCGTGGCTTTGCGGAGACGCTGACGGATGGTGCCAAGGACGATCCCAAGGCGTCGAAGCGGTTCCTCAAACGGATCCTCAAGCAATGTACGCGTCTCGAAGCGTTGCTCTCCGACCTGTTGACGCTGTCGCGGCTCGAGCACGCCGCGGATCAAGGACGCATGACCGACGTCGATATGGGCCGCATCGTTGCGGAAGCGGTCGAGGAAGTGGGCGAGAGGGTTGCCAAGAAGAAACTAGATCTCGAGACCGACTTGCGACCGGTTCGCGTGATCGAGGGAGACGCCGTTGCGCTAGAGCGACTGTGTGCCAACCTCCTCGCCAATGCCGTGAAGTACAACCGAGCCGGTGGAGAGATCCAGGTCAGATTGCTGCAGTCTGGGCACGATGTCGTGCTGGAGGTAGAGGACACGGGAATAGGCATCCCGACCGACTCGACCGAGCGGCTCTTTGAGCGCTTCTACCGGGTAGACAAAGGCCGTTCCCGGGAAGAGGGTGGCACCGGACTGGGTCTCGCCATTGTCAAGCACGCGGCCAATCTGCATGGCGGCACGGTGGAGGTGGAAAGCGAGCTCGGCCGCGGCTCGCTGTTTCGTGTGCGGCTTCCGTCGGCCAGAACCACCTACTCGTAG